A section of the Anaerolineae bacterium genome encodes:
- a CDS encoding tetratricopeptide repeat protein, giving the protein MTDPEQTRFIIKKKLGAGAMGDVWLATDTLLNRPVALKYLKTDQEETPSEESVLSEARMLASLNHPSITAIYDAIFDENQNSFCLVMEYVEGKSLADLIAGWSGPLPLEIILEVAIGVLQGLDYAHQKGIVHRDVKPDNVMMQKEGVKLMDFGVAGLMSLLAEGTEFMAGTPAYMSPEQIQGEPTDGRADLYAVGVMLFEMVTGGHYPFTFNNREELFDAHLDQPPRPVREFAPHTPLALERAILRLLAKEPAGRYPSAEAAVQTLRSIQARQKFSQAHLDLLDPEAKPLVGRAEQLSQLQTAWTECQKTATPGLLLVKGEMGIGKSKLVTEFLGRHVVEQGFAALVGRCDESGAPYAPFAQILATIMDKQLAPSSLTPGQVDRLLKQIPGLTRLLSVSDPPANKAEAGASISPATTTAGLWQSLSGKVPESAPGDPWQTQWQFFAAILSIFTGIGPMVIFLENATFLDEASVTLIRFLIRQGQLPLLLLAACRDTKAALPWLDSFAAAEYQVLQAPPLSPPAVGEQLTHLSGGGLPGEVIELIVERSQGNPFQVEEIFQQFVDTRELRQDENGQWFYAPTKIQAPADAFLPQSVLSGFTRQIEKLPEDDRQALAMAALLEPGSEFNFAAWVALLGGETKQALAQRVLDDALKKRLLRQVGDQRYTFRPPDLAKALAATLTQPRQQNLHHQIAQFFQGKQVDPFLVGYHYEKAGLVSEAAHHLETAGTRAAAGNAIDTAIVYYNRAATLVESLSAYKALGELYRQKGKRADSVRVLQRALHLAEETGNLNEMAQILNSSAFSLWLSDRYKEAYQHAAAVLKLPGVSQVERAAAQSHLGMIAWLVGRLAEAETWCQKSAEALHKSGDEAGLAAAYSRLGLVHLSQGKLAEAEAISQRSLEMRQNLGDEWGQAYCLVSLGKVADERGQFDQALAFFKLAQQLFENVHSDDGLMIVYANQGRAILHQGRPDEALPRLAKALQLAKERGKPSVHVLSDIYLLITQASLAQGKIDRARAAADDALKLVETGGNQEHIAQAQAVLGQIHSAQGDLAAAEAMYQRALTLFEQVGSRARLARAQLSYAQFLQQQGQTNRATTIEQQARAEAEKIGLRFF; this is encoded by the coding sequence ATGACCGACCCGGAGCAGACCAGATTCATCATCAAGAAAAAACTGGGCGCGGGCGCAATGGGCGATGTTTGGCTGGCTACCGATACCCTGCTCAATCGCCCGGTGGCCCTGAAATATCTAAAAACCGATCAGGAAGAGACGCCTTCCGAGGAGTCCGTTCTCTCAGAAGCACGGATGTTGGCCAGCTTGAATCACCCCTCTATCACCGCTATTTACGATGCCATTTTTGACGAAAATCAGAACAGCTTTTGCCTGGTGATGGAATACGTGGAGGGAAAGTCCCTGGCCGACCTCATTGCCGGCTGGTCCGGCCCGCTGCCGCTAGAAATCATCCTGGAGGTCGCCATTGGCGTTTTGCAGGGGTTGGATTACGCGCACCAAAAAGGCATTGTCCACCGCGACGTCAAGCCGGATAACGTGATGATGCAAAAAGAGGGGGTCAAGCTGATGGATTTTGGCGTGGCCGGCCTTATGTCGCTGCTGGCCGAGGGCACGGAATTTATGGCCGGCACCCCGGCCTATATGTCGCCCGAACAAATCCAGGGCGAACCAACCGATGGCCGAGCCGACCTTTATGCGGTAGGGGTGATGCTTTTTGAGATGGTTACCGGCGGGCATTATCCTTTTACCTTCAACAACCGTGAGGAACTGTTTGACGCCCATCTGGACCAGCCGCCTCGCCCGGTGCGAGAGTTTGCCCCCCATACACCGCTGGCATTGGAACGCGCCATTTTGCGGCTGCTGGCCAAAGAACCGGCCGGCCGCTATCCTTCCGCCGAAGCAGCCGTCCAAACCTTGCGCTCAATCCAGGCCCGGCAAAAATTCAGCCAGGCGCACCTTGATCTGCTGGACCCGGAAGCCAAACCGCTGGTTGGGCGAGCCGAACAACTCAGCCAGCTCCAAACCGCCTGGACGGAATGTCAAAAAACAGCCACCCCCGGCCTGCTTTTGGTAAAAGGTGAAATGGGTATCGGCAAAAGCAAATTGGTGACGGAATTTTTGGGCCGACATGTGGTAGAGCAAGGCTTTGCGGCCCTGGTGGGTCGTTGTGATGAGTCTGGCGCGCCTTACGCTCCATTTGCCCAAATATTGGCCACAATCATGGACAAACAATTGGCTCCATCAAGCCTCACCCCAGGCCAGGTAGACCGGCTGCTCAAACAAATTCCCGGCCTGACCCGCCTGCTGAGTGTCTCCGATCCCCCGGCAAACAAGGCCGAGGCCGGAGCATCTATTTCTCCGGCAACCACCACCGCCGGATTATGGCAATCGTTGAGCGGCAAAGTGCCTGAAAGCGCGCCGGGCGACCCCTGGCAAACTCAGTGGCAATTTTTTGCCGCGATCCTGTCTATTTTCACCGGGATCGGCCCTATGGTGATTTTTTTGGAAAATGCCACGTTTCTGGATGAAGCCAGCGTCACCTTGATCCGGTTTTTAATCCGGCAGGGGCAGTTGCCGCTGCTGCTGCTGGCTGCCTGTCGAGATACCAAAGCGGCGCTGCCGTGGCTCGACTCTTTTGCCGCCGCCGAATACCAGGTGCTGCAGGCGCCGCCTTTATCGCCGCCGGCCGTGGGCGAACAATTGACCCATTTGAGCGGGGGAGGGTTGCCGGGGGAAGTGATTGAGTTGATTGTCGAGCGCAGTCAGGGCAATCCATTTCAGGTGGAAGAAATTTTTCAACAATTTGTTGACACCCGGGAATTACGCCAGGACGAAAACGGTCAATGGTTTTACGCGCCAACAAAAATACAAGCGCCAGCCGATGCTTTTTTACCCCAATCTGTCTTGAGTGGTTTCACCCGGCAAATAGAAAAACTGCCGGAAGATGATCGCCAGGCGTTGGCTATGGCGGCGCTGCTTGAACCAGGCTCCGAATTTAATTTTGCCGCCTGGGTAGCGCTGCTGGGAGGCGAAACAAAACAGGCTTTGGCCCAAAGGGTGTTGGATGACGCCCTCAAAAAGCGACTTCTCCGCCAGGTGGGCGATCAGCGCTACACTTTTCGCCCACCAGACCTGGCCAAAGCATTGGCGGCAACGCTGACCCAACCTCGCCAGCAGAACTTGCATCATCAAATAGCCCAATTTTTCCAGGGGAAACAGGTAGACCCTTTCCTGGTAGGGTATCATTACGAAAAGGCCGGGTTGGTGTCTGAGGCTGCGCATCACCTGGAAACAGCCGGAACCAGAGCCGCGGCCGGCAATGCCATTGATACGGCCATTGTTTATTACAACCGGGCCGCCACCCTGGTTGAATCGCTTTCTGCCTACAAAGCGTTGGGAGAGCTTTATCGCCAAAAAGGGAAAAGGGCGGATTCCGTGCGAGTGCTGCAACGCGCCCTGCACTTGGCCGAAGAGACGGGCAATCTGAACGAAATGGCCCAGATACTCAACAGCTCTGCCTTTTCTCTTTGGTTGTCCGACCGCTATAAAGAGGCTTACCAACACGCGGCGGCTGTGTTAAAACTGCCCGGGGTGTCGCAGGTAGAACGCGCTGCGGCGCAATCTCATTTGGGCATGATTGCCTGGCTGGTGGGTCGCCTGGCCGAAGCCGAGACGTGGTGTCAAAAATCGGCAGAGGCTTTGCACAAGAGCGGCGATGAGGCGGGTTTGGCCGCAGCCTACAGCCGGTTGGGATTGGTGCATCTCTCCCAGGGTAAATTGGCTGAGGCCGAAGCTATTTCCCAACGTTCGTTAGAAATGCGCCAAAATTTGGGGGATGAATGGGGCCAGGCTTATTGTTTAGTAAGTTTGGGCAAAGTGGCCGACGAACGAGGCCAGTTTGACCAGGCCCTGGCCTTCTTTAAATTGGCCCAACAACTTTTTGAAAACGTTCACAGCGACGACGGGCTGATGATTGTCTACGCCAATCAAGGCCGCGCTATTTTGCACCAGGGTCGGCCTGATGAAGCGCTGCCCCGGCTGGCTAAAGCTTTGCAGTTAGCCAAAGAACGCGGCAAACCCAGCGTCCACGTTCTGAGCGATATTTATCTACTCATTACCCAGGCCAGTTTGGCCCAGGGCAAAATTGACCGGGCCAGGGCCGCCGCCGATGATGCCCTGAAGCTGGTAGAGACCGGCGGGAACCAGGAACATATCGCCCAGGCCCAAGCCGTGTTGGGCCAAATCCATTCGGCCCAGGGCGATTTGGCTGCGGCTGAAGCCATGTATCAAAGGGCTTTGACCCTGTTTGAACAGGTCGGCAGCCGGGCCAGGCTGGCCCGCGCCCAATTGAGTTATGCCCAATTTTTACAACAACAGGGGCAGACAAATAGAGCAACAACAATAGAGCAACAGGCGCGGGCCGAAGCCGAGAAAATAGGGCTGCGTTTTTTTTAG